One Bacteroidia bacterium genomic region harbors:
- a CDS encoding 16S rRNA (uracil(1498)-N(3))-methyltransferase, with protein MKAAEITDDLPTFQARYNPNTSELSLNEDDSIHAIKVLRLSSGSFCFTTDGKGGFWKTQINQIDKTAQLQIIESFPDFGEANYQLRLVVGMIKHQQHWEWLLEKATEIGVSEIIPIYCKHTDKYVKINLLRSEKILWSALKQCRRSRLPILHNPITFIDWLNTEKDLTGCWLARQGAVPFSIHSSNPKFSTCIIGPEGDFSQEEIKKMKDVGFPTFSIGKNRLRTETAAFIALTYMNIANNQHYS; from the coding sequence ATGAAGGCAGCCGAAATAACTGACGACCTGCCAACTTTTCAGGCAAGATATAACCCAAATACATCAGAATTATCCTTAAACGAAGATGATAGTATTCATGCTATCAAGGTTTTACGGCTAAGTTCAGGGAGTTTCTGTTTTACTACTGACGGCAAGGGCGGGTTTTGGAAAACACAGATAAATCAGATAGACAAAACAGCTCAATTGCAGATTATCGAATCATTTCCGGATTTTGGAGAGGCTAACTACCAACTCCGCTTAGTTGTGGGAATGATTAAACATCAGCAACATTGGGAATGGCTATTAGAAAAAGCTACCGAAATAGGCGTTTCCGAAATTATTCCAATATATTGCAAACATACAGATAAGTATGTGAAAATTAATCTATTACGTTCTGAAAAAATATTATGGTCTGCACTCAAGCAATGCAGACGTAGTCGGCTACCAATACTCCACAATCCTATCACTTTTATTGATTGGCTAAATACAGAAAAAGATCTAACTGGCTGTTGGTTAGCTCGACAAGGGGCAGTTCCCTTTTCAATTCATAGTTCCAACCCCAAATTCAGCACTTGTATAATTGGGCCGGAAGGAGATTTTTCCCAAGAAGAAATCAAAAAAATGAAAGATGTAGGTTTTCCTACTTTTAGTATTGGGAAAAACAGACTCCGAACCGAAACAGCAGCCTTCATTGCCTTAACGTATATGAATATAGCTAATAACCAGCACTATAGCTGA
- a CDS encoding translation initiation factor translates to MKRRNNEFGLVYSTDPDWQPETPDAESVEPILPAQQDLRITLDKKLKGGKQATVIYRFLGSENELTSLAKHLKTVCGCGGTAKNGEIILQGNCLDKVKIELTRLGYRFKIAGI, encoded by the coding sequence ATGAAACGCCGTAATAATGAGTTCGGACTTGTTTATTCTACTGACCCTGATTGGCAACCGGAAACACCCGATGCGGAATCAGTAGAGCCAATACTTCCTGCCCAGCAAGATTTACGCATTACTTTGGATAAAAAACTAAAAGGAGGCAAACAAGCTACTGTCATTTATCGTTTTTTGGGTAGCGAAAACGAATTGACGAGTTTAGCTAAGCACCTCAAAACCGTTTGTGGCTGCGGGGGCACAGCCAAAAATGGTGAAATTATCCTACAAGGTAACTGCTTAGATAAGGTAAAAATAGAACTTACCCGACTTGGGTACCGATTCAAGATTGCCGGCATCTAA
- a CDS encoding PAS domain S-box protein, with the protein MSIIDDIFSKSKYQLIAETSSDAIISIDTNHTILSWNKAAVKMFGYTADEIIGKKVMTIIPDKYKDLHIRGVENYIQTEKPKIMGSPVEVSGLKKNGTEFPIELTLSSWKDGKKLYFAGIIRDITKRKSSDARMKAILESSNDAIIYIDSNHIIRSWNKASERMFGYSSEEATGQKVMLIIPDRFKELHLKGVENFLSTKTLRTMGKPVEVAAIGKNGIEFPIELTLSAWQDGEEYYFTGILRDITERKIAEKLILEKNTQLEVEKKLVLQKQQEITDSINYAKRIQYALLPRIEEITACIPNSFVLYMPKDIVAGDFYWFHKTPKKILIAAADSTGHGVPGALTSMICSGKLDAASEITDNPGEILSITNKGIKRLFKHHEEADNFTKVKDGMDIALCSIDLENYLLEYSGANRPFWLIREGEPEIIKIIPTKASIGGDSSDEQVYENHTIPIFSKDIIYLFTDGYSDQDGGEKNRKLSSKTLSEILFNNQAMTMEEQKKLLYETIRDWKGDKEQRDDILIIGIKIP; encoded by the coding sequence ATGTCAATAATTGATGATATATTTTCTAAGTCTAAGTATCAGTTGATTGCAGAGACTTCTTCTGATGCTATCATTTCCATTGATACGAACCATACAATATTATCATGGAATAAAGCTGCCGTAAAAATGTTTGGCTACACTGCGGATGAAATTATCGGCAAAAAAGTCATGACAATAATCCCCGATAAGTATAAGGATTTGCATATACGCGGGGTTGAAAACTATATTCAGACAGAAAAACCCAAGATTATGGGAAGCCCTGTTGAGGTTTCCGGCCTAAAAAAGAATGGTACTGAATTTCCTATTGAGCTAACGCTTTCAAGTTGGAAAGATGGCAAGAAACTATATTTTGCCGGCATTATCAGAGATATTACGAAAAGAAAATCTTCTGACGCACGGATGAAAGCTATCTTAGAATCTTCAAATGACGCGATTATTTATATTGATTCTAATCACATAATACGCTCATGGAATAAAGCCTCAGAAAGAATGTTTGGTTACTCATCAGAAGAGGCAACAGGTCAAAAAGTTATGCTAATTATTCCCGATAGATTTAAAGAATTACATCTAAAAGGAGTTGAAAATTTTCTTTCAACCAAAACGCTTAGAACAATGGGAAAGCCGGTTGAAGTTGCTGCTATCGGAAAAAATGGCATAGAATTTCCCATAGAACTAACCCTCTCTGCTTGGCAAGACGGCGAAGAATATTACTTCACCGGTATTCTTAGGGATATAACAGAACGAAAAATAGCCGAAAAACTAATTTTAGAAAAAAACACACAATTAGAAGTTGAAAAGAAGTTAGTACTTCAAAAGCAACAGGAGATTACTGACAGCATTAACTATGCGAAGCGGATTCAGTATGCACTGCTGCCGCGTATCGAGGAAATAACAGCCTGTATTCCAAATTCATTTGTTTTGTATATGCCCAAAGATATTGTGGCCGGAGATTTTTATTGGTTTCATAAAACACCTAAAAAAATACTGATTGCGGCAGCAGATTCTACGGGGCATGGTGTACCCGGTGCGCTCACCAGCATGATTTGCTCCGGAAAACTTGATGCAGCATCAGAAATAACCGATAATCCGGGTGAAATATTATCTATAACCAATAAAGGAATCAAACGCTTATTTAAGCACCATGAAGAAGCAGATAACTTCACAAAGGTAAAAGACGGAATGGACATCGCCCTTTGCAGTATTGATTTAGAAAACTATCTATTGGAGTATAGCGGAGCTAATAGGCCGTTTTGGTTAATCAGAGAAGGAGAACCGGAAATCATAAAAATCATTCCTACAAAAGCCTCCATAGGAGGTGATAGCAGCGATGAACAAGTATATGAAAATCACACCATCCCAATATTCTCCAAAGATATTATCTATTTATTTACAGACGGTTACTCAGACCAAGACGGAGGCGAAAAAAATAGAAAACTCTCCTCGAAAACACTTTCAGAGATATTGTTTAACAACCAAGCTATGACAATGGAGGAGCAGAAAAAACTCTTGTATGAAACCATCAGAGATTGGAAGGGAGATAAAGAGCAGCGCGATGATATTTTGATAATAGGAATCAAAATACCTTGA